TGCGCAATCAGCAGTCCGTTCTGAGCAAAGTCCTCCTCGGGAACCTGCGCCGAGAGCGCCGCGAAGTCATTGTCGAAGGCGAAAACGCCTTCATAGGTAGGATTTCGCGCGCCATTCGCCCGCGCATTTCCCGGGCACAGATAGCAGGTCGGATCGTATCGAGGTCGATCGGGATCGTGGGTCTTTTCGACCTGGCCTTGCCATGGCCGGCTGGTCCGATGCGGCGAGACGAGCACCCATTCGCCTGTGAGCGGATTAAATCGGCGATGCGAGGCGTTACTTAGCAAGGACACGAGCCGCTCCTAATCGCCGACAGGGCCCGCGCCGGGACCAGGCGCGCAGGTGAGGATAGGCGGCGTGACGCCAGTCGCTGTGCGATATCTGTCAGCCATCGCCTGCGCAAAGGCTTCCGCGCGGCTCGCTTCCACGAGATTGATGGCGCAGCCGCCAAATCCGCCGCCCATCATCCGAGCGCCATAGACTCCCGGAAGGCTGCGGGCGATATCGACCATGAGATCGAGTTCGGCGCAGCTCACCTCATAGTCGTCGCGCAGACTTTCATGCGAAAGATACATGAGACGGCCGCATTCCTTAAGATCCCCAGCGTCCAGCGCCGCGGCGGCGCGCAACGTTCGATCGATCTCGCCAACGACGTGCCGCGCGCGGCGAAAGACGAGTTCGGGCATCGCGTCGGCATGTCGCATCAATTGGGCGAATGTCACGTCCCGCAAGGCCGCTATTCCATCGATCCGCGTCGAGAGAACCGCGACCGCGCGCTCGCAGTCCGCGCGGCGCAAATTATATTCATCGCTCGCGAGCTGGTGGCGCACCATCGTGTCGCAAAGGACAAGACGCGCGTTCGGATCTATCGCGACCTTCCGCGAAACGAGACTGCGGCAGTCAAGCAGCAGGGCGCTCCCAGCGACGGCGCAGCACGATATGTACTGGTCCATAATGCCGCAGCGAACGCCAACGAACTGATTTTCGGCGCGTTGACAGATTTTGGCGAGTTCGACTCTGTCGACCTCGCAGCCGGAGATCGTCAAAAGCGCAAAGCCAGCGGCGACTTCAAACGCCGCCGAGGCCGAAAGTCCCGCGCCGATGGGCAGATTTCCGTCGAGGACGAGATCGGCGCCGCTGAGTTCGTAGCCGGCGCGTTCTAGAAAGATCGCGACGCCGCGCACATAATCGGTCCAATCGCCGCGCGGCTGCGCGTTCGCATCGTCGAGATCGAATTCGACGACTTCGTCCATGATCAGTGAGCCTATGCGCAAACGGCGGTCGGAACGCGGCGCGATGGCGGCCCAGATCGAGAGGTCGAGCGCCGCCGGCATGACGAAGCCGTCGTTGTAATCGGTATGCTCGCCAATGAGATTGATGCGGCCCGGCGCCCGAAAAAGGCGCGGCTCGCGCTCGAAACTGCGGCGAAAGGCGGCAATCAGATCTTGCTCGATCCTCGACTCCATTCCGGCCACAGTCCCATTGTCATCAAACCGTCAAGGCGACGCCGCATCGGTTCGGCGCAGGGGATCAAATGATAGTCCGCGCATGACACGTCAACGCCTTGGCGTTTGCTACTATCCTGAACATTGGCCTCAGTCACGCTGGAGCGAAGACGCGGCCATGATGAAGGAGACAGGTCTCTCCTTTGTGCGCATTGGCGAATTCGCCTGGTCGCGGCTGGAGCCGAGCGAGGGCGCCTATCGTTTCGAATGGCTGAGCCGCGCCGTGGATACGCTGCATCGCGCCGGGCTCAAGGTCGTGCTCGGAACGCCAACGGCGACGCCGCCAAAATGGCTCGTCGACAAGATGCCGGAGATGGCGGCGCTTGACGCCAATGGGCGGTCGCGCAAATTCGGTTCGCGCCGCCATTATTGTTTCAGCCATGAAGGCTACGCTCAAGAATGCGACCGCATCGTCGAGCATTTGGCGCGAGCTTTCGGCGCCCATCCCGCCATAGCGGCGTGGCAGACCGACAATGAATATGGCTGCCACGACACTGTGCTGAGCTATTCGCCGGCCGCGCTGCAGGCGTTTCGGCGATGGTGCGAGGCTAAATATCGCTCGATCGAAACGCTGAACGAAGCCTGGGGCAATGTCTTCTGGTCGATGGAATATCGAAGCTTCGACGCGATCGAGCTGCCGAATCTGACCGTCACCGAAGCCAATCCGTCGCATCTGATGGATTTCCAGCGATTCTCGTCCGATCAGGTCGTCGCCTTCAATCGCCGCCAGGCGCAGATCATCCGGCGTCATGCGCCGGACGCGATGATCCTCCATAATTTCATGGGCGCGTTCGTCGACTTTGACCACTATGCGCTGTCGGATGATCTCGATATCGCTGCATGGGACAGCTATCCGCTCGGCTTTCTCGAACGCTCCTCTCACGACGACGATTTCAAGCTGCGCTACATGCGCGTCGGCGATCCTGACTTTCAGGCCTTTCATCACGATCTCTACCGCGCTTGCGGGCGACGCGGATGGCAGGTGATGGAGCAGCAACCGGGCGCCGTGAATTGGGCGCCGTGGAATCCGGCTCCCGCGAAGGGCGCCGTGCGGCTCTGGACCTTCGAGGCTTTCGCCGCCGGCGCCGAGGCGGTGAGTTATTTTCGCTGGCGGCAGGCGCCTTTCGCGCAAGAGCAGATGCACGAGGGGCTGCTGCTGCCGAACGCCGCGCCGAACGAAGCCTATCATGACGTCGCACACATTTCGAAAGAACTCGACGCTCTCAACGCGCAAGTCGAAACAGCGCGCGCGCCAGTGGCGTTGATCTTCGATTATGAAAGCGCCTGGGCGTGGCGCATCGAGCCGCAAGGCCAGGACTTCTCCTATTTCGATCTTGTCATGTGCTTCTATCGGGCGCTGCGGCGCGCGGGGCTTTCCGTCGACGTCGTTCCGCCGACCGCGGCGGCGATCGCTGATCGAACGCTGATCATCGTCCCCGCGCTTTTTGCGCCGTCTTACGACTTCGCAGAGGCGCTGGCGAAAAGCGGCGGGACAGTCCTGCTTGGTCCGCGCGCGGGATCGAAGACGGGCGACTTTCAAATAGCGGCGGATCTCCCTCCCGGAGTTTTGCGACGCATCATCGACATTCGCGTCAAACGAGTCGAAAGCCTTCGGCCCGGCGCACGGATTACACTCTCCGGACACGGCGCTTTCGTGCGTTGGCGCGAGTGTTTAACGCTCGGCGAGGGCGTCGCGCCCGAGTTCACCTCGGAAGACGGCGAAACTGCGCTGGCGCGATCCGACAGCGTCTTTTATCTCGCCGGTTGGCCGGACGAAGAATTGCTGACGAACATGCTGCGACGGGTTTTCCTTGTCGCCGGCATATCGACGCTCGATCTTCCGGAAGATATCCGCGTCCGCGACAATGGAGCGATGCGCTACATTTTCAATTACGGCGCGACGGCGACGGATATTTCGGCGCTGGTCGCCGAAGCGACTCTCTTGATCGGCGAGCGTCTTCTCGAATCTTGCGGCGTCGCGGCTTTCAGGCGTCGCGATTGACCGCCGCACGCGTCAAACGCGCGACTCAGAACACGAGAAAAGAGGCGACGACGAAATAGGTCAAGAGAGAAAACGTGTCCTGCACCACGGTCGCGACCGGGCCGGAGCCGAGCGCCGCGTCATAGCCGAGCCTCGCAAATAACCAAGGCATGAGAAAGCCGAACGCCGTGGCGATGGTGCTCGCGACCGCCAGCGAAATTCCGACGGTCGCGGCGAGCCCCACGCTCGAAAAGAAGAACCAGACGACCGGAAAGGCAAGACAGCCGAGCATCGCCCCAAGCAACGCGCCGGTGCCGAGCTCGCCGGCAAAAAGCGGCAGCAAGGCGGAATCGGTCAGGGACAGGCCGCGGACGACGACGACTTCCGACTGCGTGCCGACGGAATCGGCGAGATAGATGATCGCGGGGATAAAGAAGGCGACCGCAATATGAGCGCTCAGCGCGGCCTCAAAGCGCGACATCATCGCGGTCGCTGCGGCGCTGCCGGCCATGCCGACAAGCAACCAGGGCAATCGATAGAGCGCGCGACGGTGCGGCGCGGCCGTCAGTGCGTCTTTCGCGGCCTCCGACTTGCCGAGGATGCCTGCCATGTGATGCAGATCCTCGAGATGCTCGTCGCGCAAGATGGTCATGAGCGCGCGCGCGGGCACGGCGCCGAGAAATCTTCCTTCGGCGTCGCAGACGGCCAAGATCGACAGGCCCGCGTGAATGGCGACGCTGGCCGCAGCTTC
This window of the Methylocystis hirsuta genome carries:
- the galK gene encoding galactokinase, which translates into the protein MESRIEQDLIAAFRRSFEREPRLFRAPGRINLIGEHTDYNDGFVMPAALDLSIWAAIAPRSDRRLRIGSLIMDEVVEFDLDDANAQPRGDWTDYVRGVAIFLERAGYELSGADLVLDGNLPIGAGLSASAAFEVAAGFALLTISGCEVDRVELAKICQRAENQFVGVRCGIMDQYISCCAVAGSALLLDCRSLVSRKVAIDPNARLVLCDTMVRHQLASDEYNLRRADCERAVAVLSTRIDGIAALRDVTFAQLMRHADAMPELVFRRARHVVGEIDRTLRAAAALDAGDLKECGRLMYLSHESLRDDYEVSCAELDLMVDIARSLPGVYGARMMGGGFGGCAINLVEASRAEAFAQAMADRYRTATGVTPPILTCAPGPGAGPVGD
- a CDS encoding beta-galactosidase — translated: MTRQRLGVCYYPEHWPQSRWSEDAAMMKETGLSFVRIGEFAWSRLEPSEGAYRFEWLSRAVDTLHRAGLKVVLGTPTATPPKWLVDKMPEMAALDANGRSRKFGSRRHYCFSHEGYAQECDRIVEHLARAFGAHPAIAAWQTDNEYGCHDTVLSYSPAALQAFRRWCEAKYRSIETLNEAWGNVFWSMEYRSFDAIELPNLTVTEANPSHLMDFQRFSSDQVVAFNRRQAQIIRRHAPDAMILHNFMGAFVDFDHYALSDDLDIAAWDSYPLGFLERSSHDDDFKLRYMRVGDPDFQAFHHDLYRACGRRGWQVMEQQPGAVNWAPWNPAPAKGAVRLWTFEAFAAGAEAVSYFRWRQAPFAQEQMHEGLLLPNAAPNEAYHDVAHISKELDALNAQVETARAPVALIFDYESAWAWRIEPQGQDFSYFDLVMCFYRALRRAGLSVDVVPPTAAAIADRTLIIVPALFAPSYDFAEALAKSGGTVLLGPRAGSKTGDFQIAADLPPGVLRRIIDIRVKRVESLRPGARITLSGHGAFVRWRECLTLGEGVAPEFTSEDGETALARSDSVFYLAGWPDEELLTNMLRRVFLVAGISTLDLPEDIRVRDNGAMRYIFNYGATATDISALVAEATLLIGERLLESCGVAAFRRRD
- a CDS encoding magnesium transporter, with amino-acid sequence MTVMSRIPTLDRLPQVEMNGQTVGRYLVTSVPVARSRESAGEARARLIGQRFDDASHVFVLAEDGGLLGVVAIRDLLGAPETTPLHDIARTAEAYSVPLGADREAAASVAIHAGLSILAVCDAEGRFLGAVPARALMTILRDEHLEDLHHMAGILGKSEAAKDALTAAPHRRALYRLPWLLVGMAGSAAATAMMSRFEAALSAHIAVAFFIPAIIYLADSVGTQSEVVVVRGLSLTDSALLPLFAGELGTGALLGAMLGCLAFPVVWFFFSSVGLAATVGISLAVASTIATAFGFLMPWLFARLGYDAALGSGPVATVVQDTFSLLTYFVVASFLVF